In one window of Arthrobacter pascens DNA:
- a CDS encoding carbohydrate ABC transporter permease, protein MTSVQQKAPVPAPSPDRGPIPPATRPVLKARPSAMRRKEARFFWLFISPWIIGFVVFLLGPMLASVYLSFTDWDSFTDPNWVGVANYVRLLTEDDVFHKSLWNTFYFAFFSVPLGMAIALWLAALLNKKMRARKIFRTLVYLPHLVPIVAVALIFQMILAPDAGPLNRVLAVFGIDGPAWLFDSDWVKPAIILLSLWQAGGSTVLLLAGMKGIPQEFYEAAEIDGASSVRQFWSITFPQLTPIIFFNLIMGIIGAFQVFAQVYILTQGGPDNASQMVVPLLFNEAFRNYHMGYASAISWLLFLIVMALTVVAFVTSRKWVFYETEVKN, encoded by the coding sequence ATGACATCCGTTCAGCAGAAAGCCCCGGTTCCGGCCCCGTCGCCGGACCGGGGGCCAATCCCGCCGGCCACCCGGCCCGTACTCAAGGCACGGCCCAGCGCCATGCGCCGCAAGGAGGCCCGCTTCTTCTGGCTGTTTATCTCGCCGTGGATCATCGGGTTTGTGGTCTTCCTCCTCGGGCCCATGCTCGCATCCGTCTACCTGTCGTTCACCGACTGGGATTCCTTCACGGATCCCAACTGGGTGGGCGTTGCCAATTACGTCCGGCTGCTCACTGAGGATGACGTGTTCCACAAATCCCTGTGGAACACCTTCTATTTCGCCTTCTTCTCGGTCCCGCTCGGCATGGCAATCGCGCTCTGGCTCGCAGCGCTGCTGAACAAGAAGATGCGGGCACGCAAGATCTTCCGCACCCTGGTCTACTTGCCGCACCTGGTTCCCATCGTGGCCGTCGCCCTGATCTTCCAGATGATCCTGGCGCCGGATGCGGGCCCCCTGAACCGGGTCCTGGCCGTGTTCGGAATCGACGGTCCGGCCTGGCTCTTCGATTCCGACTGGGTCAAGCCGGCCATCATCCTGCTCTCACTCTGGCAGGCCGGCGGCTCCACGGTCCTGCTGCTGGCGGGCATGAAGGGCATCCCGCAGGAGTTCTATGAGGCCGCCGAGATCGACGGCGCCTCGTCGGTCCGCCAGTTCTGGAGCATCACGTTCCCGCAGCTGACGCCCATCATCTTCTTCAACCTCATCATGGGCATCATCGGCGCCTTCCAGGTCTTCGCCCAGGTGTACATCCTCACCCAGGGCGGTCCGGACAACGCGAGCCAGATGGTGGTTCCGCTGCTCTTCAACGAGGCCTTCAGGAATTACCACATGGGTTACGCCTCGGCGATCTCCTGGCTCCTGTTCCTCATCGTCATGGCGCTGACCGTCGTCGCCTTTGTCACGTCGCGCAAATGGGTCTTCTACGAAACCGAGGTCAAGAACTGA
- a CDS encoding carbohydrate ABC transporter permease, producing MAELKVYKSTAFTYAGLLIASSVFFAPLVFVVSIALSSDQTVSTGSFSLIPTEFRWDNFVRIFQTQQPVGNFVLNSVIISVLSAVGQVFSSALVGYAFARLRARGKNITFMIVLATMMIPAQITMIPQFILFKELGWINTFLPLIIPNFFGNAYNIFLIRQFVTRLPLEMDEAAMVDGLGYFGIFRRIVLPMMTPVLIAIAIFTLTWTWGDFMGPLIYLNEDTKMPLALGVQLLTSTSQELQTPPWNLVMVGTVFLSLPMIIIYYFGQKYMYEMNLSTGSAGVK from the coding sequence ATGGCCGAACTCAAGGTCTACAAGAGCACCGCATTCACCTATGCGGGGCTGCTGATCGCATCCTCCGTCTTCTTCGCCCCGCTGGTCTTCGTGGTCTCCATCGCGCTGAGCAGTGACCAGACCGTCAGTACGGGAAGTTTTTCGCTCATCCCCACCGAATTCCGCTGGGACAATTTCGTCCGGATCTTCCAGACGCAGCAGCCGGTGGGCAACTTCGTCCTGAACTCGGTCATCATCTCGGTGCTCTCGGCAGTGGGGCAGGTCTTTTCCTCGGCGCTGGTGGGCTACGCCTTCGCACGGTTGAGGGCGAGGGGCAAGAACATCACGTTCATGATCGTGCTGGCCACCATGATGATCCCGGCCCAGATCACCATGATTCCGCAGTTCATCCTGTTCAAGGAGCTGGGATGGATCAACACCTTCCTGCCGCTGATCATCCCCAATTTCTTCGGCAACGCATACAACATCTTCCTGATCCGCCAGTTCGTCACGCGGCTGCCGCTGGAAATGGACGAGGCCGCCATGGTTGACGGGCTGGGCTACTTCGGGATCTTCCGCAGGATCGTCCTGCCCATGATGACGCCGGTGCTGATCGCCATCGCCATCTTCACCCTGACGTGGACCTGGGGCGACTTCATGGGCCCGCTGATCTACCTCAACGAGGACACCAAGATGCCGCTGGCGCTCGGCGTGCAACTGCTGACCAGCACCAGCCAGGAACTTCAGACGCCGCCATGGAACCTGGTCATGGTGGGCACCGTGTTCCTGTCCCTGCCGATGATCATCATCTACTACTTCGGCCAGAAGTACATGTACGAAATGAACCTCTCAACGGGCAGCGCAGGTGTGAAGTAA
- a CDS encoding beta-galactosidase: MEFPSGGSVSLDGGRLVIDGEARLLLCSSLFYFRLPPEQWQDRLKQVRESGYHAVDVYIPWNFHETRPGTYDFSGRRDVAHFLDLAAAEGLHVMARPGPYICSEVDGGGLPAWLGLDPELKVRQNEPRYLDQAISWYRTVLPILAARQHGRGGSIILLQIENELDFFDCLDRPGYMQALADAATRAGISVPVIACAGQGDLAGATGGVPGVVPAANFYPDDSSPDVEAEVLAYQRELAARGIPLLVTETNRLHLTLRRELLAGARLLAPYLQSSGWNFGLNPSTGNWGNPGNFMTHSYDFGGYVSVDGATRPEYFEGRKLAAVVGALGARLASAVPVLDAPLELLPDFASSSVRPVLALSGGGYLAGLPNLGGQAGTLQLKTGGGAFAAITVPPGKCPLLVAGLPLQDWGVPGVLELATAELRAVTRTASALELAFADTPGAVLVVGSDRIPEVRAGQAEFRGHLLVAELSAGPGQVVFDDGTRLSWVTHTDVEALSAESAGDAAANSAENRERWGGSSPATVVLSRSAASPARLFADVPATRHPDAPALEALGVYAGRGRYQAAVPAGCKQLLIDGAADILAVSFRPGAGNPVPLGTLTPFGAAAVVGLPAAEGGELTADVEIWGHSNFGDARLPALSLGALRGTGTVLAVTGSVDVSGLWRVHGRGQWAEPGRAIRPFGGWSSSRLGVGIEYRKTLPAPATGEEGYLHFDGLASPVSVRVGDLVPVMVVPENPFLRLPRQADSWDIAVSFPHDPSHGPGAVTLHSGVLLQDWTVQALPQDTLDELARNAGSPAAGTEAPLPVEVAAGEARWLNPDVAGLEDGSGYFLRASGSGLMLSAWLDGTRLGRVMLGMNDDDGTPQMRGGDPGVIWLPAPMMKPQARLTLLLENRGMSAGRLESLLCERAHS; the protein is encoded by the coding sequence ATGGAATTCCCTTCAGGCGGTTCTGTTTCGCTCGACGGCGGCCGGCTGGTGATCGACGGCGAAGCCCGGCTCCTGCTGTGTTCGTCGCTGTTCTACTTCCGGCTTCCCCCGGAGCAATGGCAGGACCGCCTGAAGCAGGTCCGGGAATCCGGCTACCACGCCGTGGACGTCTACATTCCGTGGAACTTCCACGAGACGCGGCCCGGAACGTACGACTTCTCGGGCCGCCGCGACGTCGCGCATTTCCTGGACCTCGCGGCGGCCGAAGGCCTGCACGTGATGGCCCGTCCGGGTCCATATATCTGTTCAGAGGTGGACGGCGGCGGCCTGCCCGCCTGGCTGGGCCTGGATCCGGAGCTCAAGGTACGGCAGAACGAACCGCGCTACCTTGACCAGGCGATCTCCTGGTACCGGACGGTGCTGCCGATCCTCGCCGCCCGCCAGCACGGCCGGGGCGGGAGCATCATCCTGCTGCAGATCGAGAATGAACTCGACTTCTTCGACTGCCTGGACCGGCCCGGTTACATGCAGGCGCTCGCTGATGCGGCAACCCGGGCGGGCATCAGCGTCCCGGTCATTGCCTGCGCCGGCCAGGGAGACCTTGCGGGTGCAACCGGCGGAGTGCCGGGCGTGGTGCCTGCAGCCAACTTCTATCCAGATGATTCTTCGCCTGACGTTGAGGCTGAGGTACTCGCCTACCAGCGTGAACTGGCGGCTCGGGGTATCCCGCTGCTTGTGACCGAGACCAACAGGCTGCACCTGACGCTCCGCCGCGAGCTGCTCGCCGGCGCCCGGCTCCTTGCCCCGTACCTGCAGAGTTCCGGCTGGAACTTCGGACTGAACCCCTCCACCGGCAACTGGGGGAACCCAGGAAACTTCATGACCCACAGCTACGACTTCGGCGGCTATGTATCGGTGGACGGCGCCACGCGGCCGGAGTACTTCGAGGGCCGCAAACTCGCTGCCGTCGTCGGCGCCCTGGGAGCCCGGCTGGCATCGGCCGTTCCGGTCCTGGACGCGCCGCTGGAGCTGCTGCCAGATTTCGCCAGCTCCTCGGTCCGCCCCGTGCTTGCCCTCTCCGGCGGCGGCTATTTGGCCGGCCTGCCGAACCTCGGCGGGCAGGCCGGTACCCTCCAGCTCAAGACAGGCGGCGGTGCCTTCGCCGCTATTACGGTTCCGCCGGGCAAATGCCCGCTGCTGGTGGCCGGCCTGCCGCTGCAGGACTGGGGGGTGCCCGGCGTTCTGGAGCTCGCCACGGCGGAACTGCGCGCAGTCACGCGCACGGCCTCCGCGCTCGAACTGGCGTTTGCCGACACGCCCGGCGCTGTGCTGGTGGTCGGCTCAGACAGGATTCCGGAAGTCCGGGCGGGGCAGGCTGAGTTCCGCGGCCACCTGCTGGTCGCCGAGCTGTCGGCAGGTCCCGGTCAGGTGGTGTTCGACGACGGTACCCGGCTTTCGTGGGTGACGCATACCGACGTGGAGGCACTATCAGCGGAATCCGCAGGAGACGCTGCAGCAAACTCTGCAGAAAACCGGGAGCGTTGGGGCGGAAGCTCTCCCGCCACCGTCGTGCTTTCCCGTTCGGCGGCATCACCGGCCCGGCTCTTCGCAGACGTACCGGCAACCCGGCACCCGGACGCCCCGGCCCTGGAAGCGCTCGGCGTATATGCCGGCCGGGGCAGGTACCAGGCAGCGGTGCCGGCAGGCTGCAAACAGCTCCTGATCGACGGGGCAGCGGACATCCTGGCGGTGTCCTTCCGTCCCGGAGCCGGGAATCCGGTACCCCTAGGTACCCTGACCCCGTTTGGCGCCGCCGCCGTCGTCGGGCTTCCTGCAGCGGAGGGTGGGGAACTCACTGCCGACGTCGAGATCTGGGGCCACTCCAACTTTGGCGACGCCCGGCTTCCTGCCCTTTCCCTCGGTGCGCTCCGCGGCACTGGAACGGTCCTGGCGGTGACAGGCTCGGTCGATGTGTCAGGTCTCTGGCGAGTCCACGGCCGCGGGCAGTGGGCTGAGCCGGGCCGGGCGATCCGCCCGTTCGGTGGCTGGAGCAGCTCACGGCTGGGGGTAGGCATCGAATACCGGAAGACGCTTCCGGCGCCCGCAACCGGGGAGGAGGGCTACCTGCATTTTGACGGTCTGGCGTCGCCCGTTTCCGTGAGGGTCGGGGATCTGGTGCCCGTGATGGTTGTCCCGGAGAACCCGTTCCTGCGGCTGCCCCGTCAGGCCGACAGCTGGGACATCGCCGTGTCCTTTCCGCATGACCCGTCCCACGGCCCCGGCGCCGTCACGCTCCATTCAGGCGTTCTGCTCCAGGACTGGACCGTCCAGGCGCTGCCGCAGGACACGCTCGATGAGCTTGCGCGGAACGCGGGAAGCCCGGCCGCCGGTACGGAAGCGCCTCTTCCTGTAGAGGTCGCCGCCGGCGAGGCACGCTGGCTGAATCCGGACGTGGCTGGTCTTGAGGACGGCAGCGGCTACTTTCTCAGGGCCTCGGGCTCCGGGCTGATGCTCAGCGCCTGGCTGGATGGAACCAGGCTCGGCCGGGTAATGCTCGGGATGAACGACGATGACGGAACTCCGCAGATGCGCGGCGGGGACCCGGGTGTGATCTGGCTCCCTGCGCCTATGATGAAACCGCAGGCCAGACTCACGCTCTTGCTGGAAAACCGCGGGATGTCGGCAGGCAGGCTTGAATCCCTGCTGTGCGAGCGTGCGCACAGCTGA
- a CDS encoding ABC transporter substrate-binding protein: MKLLETNVSRRNVLAGLGASAVGIITLTACGGSNSPSSSSAAKDFVMTVWGGDPDKAAYQARLDLAKAKYPDYNITLQIIPNKDYAQKVQTMISGGTGPDIMQVAEDANAYSSKNQLLPLDDYISKASLDLPGTFGPVAENWKYKDKTYAVPDRAGAMILYYNKGEFDKKGLKAPTADWTWDDLLSTAKELTGNGVFGYGGTEWWPIWMSFAYQNGGQVIDASTGKPSVNSPEVIEALQFCQDLIFKHKVVPSKVDYANMGAGVGGDAAFASGKVMMNSTGFWNIGSLAKQDKITWDVAPIWRGKDKAISAFGSGLAISRSSKNPADAFKIIQFMTSAEGQQPILQLGQDVPARQDLQKSQDFLKPSWLKGDVNMQVFPDSTPSIFKPPFIPEWNEMQKAITDAMADFWLGKSDAKATAADLQKRLDSIVKA, from the coding sequence ATGAAGCTTCTGGAAACCAACGTCTCCCGCCGCAACGTCCTGGCAGGACTCGGCGCCAGCGCCGTCGGAATCATCACCCTCACCGCATGTGGCGGTTCGAACAGCCCGTCCTCGTCATCAGCAGCCAAGGACTTTGTGATGACCGTGTGGGGCGGCGACCCGGACAAGGCGGCCTACCAGGCACGTCTGGATCTTGCGAAGGCAAAGTACCCGGACTACAACATCACCCTTCAGATCATTCCCAACAAGGACTACGCGCAGAAGGTCCAGACCATGATCTCCGGCGGCACCGGACCGGACATCATGCAGGTCGCCGAGGACGCCAACGCCTACAGCTCCAAAAACCAGCTGCTGCCGCTGGACGACTACATCTCCAAAGCATCCCTGGACCTGCCCGGAACGTTCGGGCCCGTGGCCGAAAACTGGAAGTACAAGGACAAGACCTACGCCGTTCCGGACCGCGCCGGCGCCATGATCCTGTATTACAACAAGGGCGAGTTCGACAAAAAGGGCCTTAAGGCACCCACCGCGGACTGGACGTGGGACGATCTCCTGTCCACCGCCAAGGAGCTGACCGGTAACGGTGTCTTCGGCTACGGCGGCACTGAATGGTGGCCAATCTGGATGTCCTTCGCCTATCAGAACGGCGGCCAGGTCATTGATGCCTCGACCGGCAAGCCCTCGGTGAACAGCCCCGAGGTCATCGAAGCCCTGCAGTTCTGCCAGGACCTGATCTTCAAGCACAAGGTGGTGCCGTCCAAGGTTGACTACGCGAACATGGGAGCGGGCGTGGGCGGCGACGCTGCCTTCGCGTCGGGCAAGGTCATGATGAACAGCACCGGTTTCTGGAACATCGGAAGCCTCGCCAAGCAGGACAAGATCACCTGGGATGTGGCCCCCATCTGGCGGGGCAAGGACAAGGCGATCTCTGCCTTCGGGTCCGGCCTGGCCATCTCGCGGAGCAGCAAGAACCCTGCCGATGCCTTCAAGATCATCCAGTTCATGACCTCGGCCGAAGGCCAGCAGCCTATCCTCCAGCTGGGCCAGGACGTACCGGCCCGCCAGGACCTGCAGAAAAGCCAGGACTTCCTCAAGCCGTCCTGGCTCAAGGGGGACGTGAACATGCAGGTCTTCCCGGACTCGACGCCGTCGATCTTCAAGCCGCCCTTCATCCCCGAGTGGAACGAGATGCAGAAGGCCATCACTGATGCCATGGCCGACTTCTGGCTCGGCAAGTCCGATGCGAAGGCTACTGCCGCCGATCTTCAGAAGCGCCTCGACTCAATCGTCAAGGCCTAG
- a CDS encoding ROK family transcriptional regulator, whose translation MPKRTSKDIRNESRFALLRGLYSLGTATRQELAATTGLSFATISNIVGELVEVGVLVEAGREDSGGGRPVTRLKISPERGALVGVDIAETYIHVDVYDLALGVIGQAESELAIEENEPAALVRRVAGVIDEAASGAGMPRSRLLRAGVSLPGQVDPQRGVSVFAPNWDWHEVHIQALLSEAIGLPVDVDNPLRAIALSELWFGAGRLVNNVATVNLGTGVGAGLAIDGELVRGASNTAGEWGHTTLVFDGRLCRCGRHGCVEAYLGVPGLQQTMAEINAGHDLLTGDRQREFVSDVAKGLSDGDPDCVKLLEVTGRYFAAALGNLINFINPDHVSVLGWTAGIIGPELLKVTEKYLPREVLPSAGSAVRLGLSTVVGNSVTLGMATLALEGFLEQVGVPSRGPAARTAAAKRAGVVPANQAAGT comes from the coding sequence ATGCCGAAGAGAACGTCCAAGGACATCCGCAACGAAAGCCGCTTCGCCCTGCTCCGCGGCCTCTATTCGCTTGGTACGGCGACCCGCCAGGAGCTGGCGGCCACGACGGGCCTCAGCTTCGCCACCATCTCCAACATCGTTGGCGAACTGGTAGAAGTGGGTGTTCTGGTGGAAGCCGGGAGGGAAGACTCCGGCGGAGGCCGGCCGGTGACCCGGCTGAAAATCTCCCCGGAGCGCGGCGCGCTGGTTGGCGTGGACATCGCGGAAACCTACATCCACGTCGACGTCTACGACCTTGCGCTGGGAGTGATCGGCCAGGCCGAAAGCGAACTCGCCATTGAGGAAAACGAGCCCGCGGCACTGGTCCGCCGGGTTGCCGGCGTCATCGACGAAGCTGCATCCGGGGCCGGCATGCCCAGGAGCAGGCTCCTCCGCGCCGGTGTCAGCCTGCCCGGCCAGGTGGATCCGCAGCGGGGCGTCTCCGTCTTTGCGCCCAATTGGGACTGGCATGAAGTACACATCCAGGCGCTTCTGTCCGAGGCGATCGGCCTGCCGGTGGACGTGGACAACCCGCTGCGGGCCATCGCCCTCTCGGAGCTCTGGTTCGGGGCGGGCCGCCTCGTCAACAACGTGGCCACTGTCAACCTCGGCACCGGCGTGGGCGCAGGGCTCGCCATCGACGGCGAGCTGGTCAGGGGAGCCAGCAACACTGCCGGCGAATGGGGCCACACCACCCTGGTCTTCGACGGGCGCCTGTGCCGCTGCGGCCGGCACGGCTGCGTGGAAGCCTACCTTGGGGTCCCCGGGCTGCAGCAGACCATGGCCGAGATCAACGCCGGCCACGATCTGCTCACCGGCGACCGCCAGCGCGAGTTTGTTTCAGATGTGGCCAAGGGACTGTCCGACGGCGACCCCGACTGTGTGAAACTCCTCGAGGTCACCGGCCGCTACTTCGCCGCAGCCCTGGGAAACCTGATCAACTTCATCAACCCCGACCATGTGAGCGTCCTCGGCTGGACGGCCGGGATTATCGGTCCGGAGCTTCTGAAGGTCACCGAAAAATACCTGCCCCGGGAAGTACTGCCGAGCGCCGGCAGCGCAGTCCGGCTCGGGCTGTCCACTGTCGTCGGAAACTCCGTGACCCTGGGCATGGCCACCCTGGCCCTGGAGGGCTTCCTGGAGCAAGTGGGAGTGCCAAGCCGGGGCCCGGCTGCGCGCACCGCGGCGGCAAAACGTGCTGGTGTCGTCCCTGCAAACCAGGCGGCGGGCACTTAA